One window of Trifolium pratense cultivar HEN17-A07 linkage group LG5, ARS_RC_1.1, whole genome shotgun sequence genomic DNA carries:
- the LOC123885186 gene encoding PR5-like receptor kinase: MSYHYQFPDSPPTFSSGNFEPQFLRNFEPGILHQAEIFTKFGDRVDSTMKWAVAESVVYGVVVIIAVTAIVHAIIQCLKKAGTAIPAYSQISTTENDNQISSNSLHATNKIEVVIPEDSKAEFPTMERFLSNINREKPIRFTPEKLDEITKNYSTILGSGAFGVVYKGEFPNGEKVAVKVLNYLDMGMEEQFKAEVSTIGRTYHNNLVKLFGFCFHHDTRALVYEYVENGSLDKYLFGSTNREVELRKLHDIAIGTAKGIAYLHEECQHRIIHYDIKPENVLLDMNLVPKIADFGLAKLRSRESTIVMNTHFRGTRGYAAPEMWKAYPVTYRCDVYSFGILLFEIVGRRRHFDSSYSESQQWFPKWTWEMFENNELVVMLALCGIEEKDNEIAERMLKVALWCVQYSPNDRPQMSTIVKMLEGEIEISSPPFPFENLVPAAKENLTTEGSIADSDTTTSSWNTESLREFGFRTKHNVFEIETCLE; the protein is encoded by the exons ATGAGTTATCACTATCAGTTTCCTGACTCTCCTCCTACCTTTTCATCAGGCAATTTTGAACCACAATTTTTACGAAATTTTGAACCTGGAATTCTTCATCAGGCTGAAATTTTTACGAAATTTGGTGATAGAGTTGATTCTACTATGAAATGGGCAGTAGCAGAATCTGTAG TATATGGAGTAGTGGTAATAATTGCTGTTACAGCAATAGTACATGCTATTATTCAGTGCTTGAAGAAAGCAGGAACAGCAATTCCAGCTTACAGTCAGATTTCAACCACAGAAAATGATAATCAAATATCTTCAAACTCATTACATGCAACCAACAAAATTGAAGTTGTAATACCAGAAGATTCAAAAGCTGAATTTCCAACCATGGAAAGATTCTTAAGCAACATCAATAGAGAAAAACCAATTCGATTCACTCCAGAAAAACTCGATGAAATTACAAAGAACTACTCAACCATATTAGGTTCTGGTGCTTTTGGTGTTGTCTACAAAGGAGAATTTCCAAATGGAGAAAAAGTTGCTGTAAAAGTTCTAAACTATTTGGATATGGGAATGGAAGAGCAATTTAAAGCAGAAGTTAGCACAATTGGAAGAACTTATCATAATAATTTAGTCAAACTTTTTGGATTCTGCTTTCACCATGACACAAGAGCACTTGTTTATGAGTATGTTGAAAATGGTTCTTTAGATAAGTACTTATTTGGAAGCACGAATCGTGAAGTTGAGTTACGAAAGCTTCATGATATTGCAATTGGAACAGCTAAAGGAATTGCTTATTTACATGAGGAATGTCAACATAGAATAATTCATTATGATATTAAACCGGAAAATGTTCTTCTTGACATGAATTTAGTACCAAAGATAGCTGATTTTGGATTAGCGAAATTAAGGAGTAGAGAAAGTACAATTGTTATGAATACTCATTTTAGAGGAACAAGAGGTTACGCCGCGCCTGAAATGTGGAAGGCTTATCCAGTGACATATAGATGTGATGTTTATAGTTTCGGTATTCTTCTATTTGAAATCGTAGGGAGAAGAAGACATTTTGATTCTAGCTATAGTGAATCGCAACAATGGTTTCCAAAATGGACTTGGGAAATGTTTGAGAATAATGAATTGGTTGTTATGCTCGCACTTTGTGGAATCGAAGAGAAAGATAATGAGATAGCCGAGAGAATGTTAAAGGTTGCTCTATGGTGTGTTCAGTATTCACCAAATGATAGACCTCAAATGAGTACTATTGTGAAGATGTTAGAGGGTGAAATAGAAATTTCTTCACCTCCATTTCCCTTTGAAAATCTTGTGCCGGCCGCTAAAGAAAATTTGACTACAGAAGGAAGCATTGCAGATTCTGATACAACTACGTCTTCGTGGAATACAGAATCTTTAAGAGAATTTGGTTTCAGAACCAAACACAATGTATTTG